The stretch of DNA TATCGACAAACCCCGCCACCCAGCTCAGCATAAATCCAGCCGGGCCATCGCTGAGCAGGTAACGGCCCAGACTGAACTCAGGCTTAGTAGGAGAACTTGCGACCATAGTGACTTTCTAAACGGTGCGGCAATACATAAACGTGTCAGGTTAGAGACTTAAATTTGCGGAACCCTACCCGGAACCGGTGGGGTTCTCCCCAAGGGCAAAACCCCACCGGCAGCGGGAGTACCAAACCACCTGGGAGTCATAGATAGGGGCATGGGCCAACCATTGAAGCATCTGCAGCCATCATGGGCGGTTGTTTGCCTGTCGTCAGTAGCAGACATAACGGTATTACCCCTTGCCATAGTCGGTTTTTGGGGTGATCACCTTGATCGTCTGGTACAGGTGGCTGTCGGTGGTAAAGGCCAAGGCCTCGTTAGCCTCTGCCTCTGCCTCTGGGGCGGGGGGGAGGGCTGGCAAGGCTAACTGGGGCACCTGGCTGAGGTCACTAAACTCAGCGGCGTTGCCCCAGTAGGTCAGCAGAGCCACATGGGGAACTTCAATGCCCTTGAGCAGTACCGTAGTGCGGGGTGACGGATAGAGGTCGGGCAGGTGGGCCAGGGTGTCCTCAGCCGCTGTCACCAGCTGGGCCTGGAACTCAGGGGTGCCGGTGGTGATTTTAGAGATTTGCACCAGGGCCGTGCTGCCGGGAATAGCCGATACCATTCCCGGCGGCGAGATCACCTGGTCGATGGCAAACGCGGTTGTCACGGTTGGGGCTCCCAGGCCAATACTCTCCTTGGCGTTGTCTTTGACGCCTTTAAAGCCACCTTTGACGTACTGTTTGTAGTATGTTTCGTAGTCGCCGTCGTCTCTCTCAGTAGCTAGCGATCGCTGGAAGGCCTCGTAGCTCGCCTGATTGTCCCACTGGCTCAGCTCTACCGCTCGCAGACCATCGACACTGGAAAACAGCGCCAGCCCGTAGAAGCCAGGAATGGCTTTGTAAAATGACTTGGCCGTCTTATAAAACGACTT from Leptolyngbya sp. KIOST-1 encodes:
- a CDS encoding antibiotic biosynthesis monooxygenase is translated as MPAAPAWAEKAVESMVFKAGDGAIAVISFYTTDPATQSEAVKSFYKTAKSFYKAIPGFYGLALFSSVDGLRAVELSQWDNQASYEAFQRSLATERDDGDYETYYKQYVKGGFKGVKDNAKESIGLGAPTVTTAFAIDQVISPPGMVSAIPGSTALVQISKITTGTPEFQAQLVTAAEDTLAHLPDLYPSPRTTVLLKGIEVPHVALLTYWGNAAEFSDLSQVPQLALPALPPAPEAEAEANEALAFTTDSHLYQTIKVITPKTDYGKG